The following proteins are co-located in the Tachysurus vachellii isolate PV-2020 chromosome 17, HZAU_Pvac_v1, whole genome shotgun sequence genome:
- the LOC132859915 gene encoding olfactory receptor 52N2-like translates to MENRSYRYDILKIEGLRVTRYSAYPVFVLLLLIYVFIMVSNLGIIMKIAMEKALHKPMYLLFCNLPVCDALSASSVLPGLLKDILTESDRYISYVACVIQAFGAHLSSTSSHTILMIMAFDRYVAICEPLRYHTIMTNRMVGMLSVIAWVPAIILIIILLSLTIRLSHCTSTISNPYCDNPSLFKLSCENVLPNQIYGLLSSVLLLVMSVSCIGLTYIKIAYVCFKNQSSTMKHKAIKTCSTHLIVYLIFLVCGSTILILHRFTSHEELRNLASILYHVVPTSLNPVIYGLQTTEIRQGLKQIFQRRKVIPR, encoded by the coding sequence ATGGAAAACAGATCATACAGATATGATATTCTCAAGATCGAAGGACTGCGGGTCACACGTTACTCGGCTTATCCTGTGTTCGTTCTTCTTCTCTTGATCTATGTGTTCATTATGGTGTCTAACCTTGGCATCATCATGAAGATAGCGATGGAAAAAGCTCTTCACAAACCGATGTACCTTCTTTTCTGTAACCTCCCTGTGTGTGATGCACTCAGTGCTTCCTCTGTACTGCCTGGTTTACTCAAAGACATTCTGACCGAATCTGACAGGTATATCAGCTATGTCGCTTGTGTAATTCAAGCCTTTGGGGCTCACTTGTCGAGTACAAGTTCACACACTATATTAATGATCATGGCTTTCGACAGGTACGTGGCCATATGTGAGCCGTTAAGATACCACACCATAATGACTAACAGGATGGTTGGAATGCTTTCTGTAATAGCTTGGGTACCTGCTATTATCTTAATCATAATTCTTTTGTCCCTCACTATTAGGCTTTCTCATTGTACTTCAACAATCTCGAATCCTTACTGTGATAATCCTTCACTGTTTAAACTGTCATGTGAGAATGTGTTACCTAATCAGATCTATGGCTTGCTTTCTTCCGTCTTACTTTTGGTTATGTCCGTATCATGCATCGGTCTTACTTATATAAAAATTGCCTACGTTTGCTTTAAAAATCAAAGCAGCACAATGAAGCATAAGGCTATAAAAACATGCAGCACCCATCTGATTGTGTATCTCATTTTCCTTGTATGTGGATCTACCATACTCATTTTGCACCGTTTCACATCTCACGAGGAACTTCGGAATCTAGCCAGTATCTTATACCATGTTGTTCCTACAAGCCTGAACCCCGTCATATACGGCCTTCAGACCACAGAAATACGACAGGGGCTCAAGCAGATTTTCCAGAGGAGGAAAGTTATTCCAAGATGA